The DNA sequence AGATACTGATAATTCCCGCAATCGCAATAATGAAAAACAGGAAAAAGACAACAAATTTCCTCCTGTTATTGTTTATTGTTTCACCCATTGTCCTCATGAAGTTTTAAGCCTCCGCTCATGCTTTTTCGCATTTATCAAACGGTGTTCCCGCCCACGGCAAATTCGAGGCATTCTGCCACTACCTCAGTCAAAAAAGCAACCTATTTCATTTACCCCAGAATAGACATTGAAAATAAAGTCTGTCCTCCCCATCCGGTAGGACAGCCGTCTCGGCTGTCTAAGCGATTCACCATTATGGACAGGCGAGACGCCTGTCCTACTGTGTTGGAAGGAGCAATGTCTATTTTGGGAATTTATTACATGAAGCTATTCGCTTAAAGTGAAGCTCCCCGCTCACAGTACGGGGCTTCCTGGTAAAAATTTTCTTGACCAAAATCAATTTACAGTAAACAATAAAACCGGTCATGAAAATGCATAATCCATTTAAGGGGCAATAAAATGTTCGAAAAGATTTTATTACCAACAGATTTTTCAGATGTGGCAGAAAAAGCCTTGAGCTGCGTGAAACACCTAAAAGACGCCGGCACAAAAGAGGTAGTCGTTCTCCATGTCATTAAAAAAGACAGGATTGATGTCATTGCTCAATATGGATCTATAAGAGATTTTATGGAAGTTGAAAATGAAGTAGAAGGCGAAGCAAGAAAAAAAAATGAGTCGCATAGAAAATGATCTGAGAGAAGCAGGTTTTAAGGTTAAAACAAGAATTGAAACTGGTTTTCCGTTTAGTGAAATACTGAGAGTAGAAAATGAAGAAAACGTTTCGGTTATTGTTATGGGATCTCATGGAATGAGCAATCTCAAAGAAATACTTCTTGGATCGGTTTCGGAAAGGGTAATAAGAAAAGCGAAAAAGCCTGTTCTTGTTATAAAGAGATAACAAACCCCTTTGCTCATGAAAAGGCCATGTCTTTCATCTTAAGCTGAACGCTTTGCATCCCATTCCAGTAATTTATCTGAGGCGTAAAGGCTATATCAAACGGTCCTGAAATAATATCAATAAGGTGACCTTTATTAAACCATATAGAATCGCATGATATCCCGTCTCCACTTATCCGCATCTTGAGATGATTGTTGCCCACAATCGTCGGGGATATTACATTTACGTTTCTAACGCAGAGTACCGGCTCTTGGTTCATTCTTCCAAAAGGGGCAAGCATGTCAAGCTGTGAAATCATCTGATGGTCAATTTCATTCAGGCTGCATTGTGCATCAATAGTTATCTGGGGAACAAAATCTGAAACCGCCAGATCCTCCTGAATTATCTCGTCAAAACGATCGTTAAATTCTTCTATTGCATCCTCTTTTATCACAATTCCCGCGGCGTACCTATGTCCACCATAAGAGACAAGCAAGGAAGCACACCTTTTCAACCCCTGATACATATTAAATCCGGCAATACTCCTTCCAGAACCCTTTCCGATTCCATTTTTGAGGCTGATCAACATGGCAGGCTTGTAATATCTGTCAACAAGTCTTGAGGCAACAATACCGATGACACCCGGATGCCATTTGCCGGAGGCAAACACAAAGGAACTCGTTTTCTGAAGATCCACGGTTCTATCTATTATGTCTAAAATTTCGGACAGGACTGTTTTTTCTATCCTCTGCCGTTCCCGATTACAGGCATCGAGATGCCCTGCAATCTTCATCGCCTCGTTTACATCATCCGTCAACAGAAGCTGCACGGCATCCTCCGGAGAACCGATACGCCCCGCCGCATTTATCCTCGGTATGAGAGAAAATGCTGCCCCGTTAGAATCAATGGCGCTATGTTCCATACCGGACACTCCCTTCAAGGCGTTCAAACCGACCCTTTTGCCCTCAGTAATCAGTTCAAGCCCGATCCTGGCAAATATCCTGTTTTCATCTATCAGGGGAGAGAGGTCTCCAATCGTTCCCAGGGCAACAAGATCCAGATATTCTTTCAAGTTTGGATATTCCCCGTTCTTCCAAAAACTGTCTTCACGCAATTTTCCCCTAAGGGCTATAAGAAAATTGAAGGCAACACCAACCCCTGCAAGATCTTTAAAGGGAAAGCGACAGTCACTGCGGGCCGGATTGATTACGGCCGCTGCCTGTGGAATTGTGTCGGGAACCTCGTGATGGTCCAAAATAATAACATCCATGCCTAACGAACCGGCATAAGATATCTCGTCATAGTCAGATATGCCGCAATCTACCGTGATTATCAGAGTCACATTATCACTTTTTATCTTATCTATTGCATTTCTGTTTAGACTATACCCTTCGTCAACTCTATGAGGAATGTAATATGTTACATCATCATGAATTTTCCTTAAAAATTTCACAAGGAGAGCCACAGAGGTAATACCATCTGCATCATAATCACCGTAGACCAGTACCTTCTCATGGTTATAAATAGCTTTTATCAGCCTATCAACGCCTTCTTGCATGTCCTTCATGTAGAATGGGTTGTGAAGGTCATTCAGGGAAGGTGACAGATACTTTTTTACATCATCTACGGTTGAAATGTTACGTTTTATCAATATCCTTGATATAAGAGGATTTATGCCCAGCTCCCTGACGAACAGATGTTCTATTTCCGGATTTGATTCCGGCAATCTCCAGCGAGTGGTGGGCAGTGTTGGTGCGTTCATTTTCTCTCGTTATCAGTTCTATTGAGTGGTACTGATGTTTTTGTTATCGAAGTAAACGTTAATGTCATCCTGAACTTGGTTCAGGATCTCTTTATAAGCAGATTCTGAAACGAGTTCAGAATGACAGGTTTGTATCTTATCAGGGCAGGACTTTCTGTCAAGAGAAGAATTATTTCTTGATATTTAGTGGGTTAAATGCTACTCATCCGGAATACTTAGTCACAAAGATGTGTGAAAAATGGAAAAGAGAACCCGCCCTTTCAAAAAATTTCTGAAGTTAAACCGCAAAGACATATCATACATGCAGTTTCTCATCGAAAGTTATGAAGGGCTTGCAACGGTAACAACTGTCGACAAAAACGTGGCAATTATTAAACTTTCCATAATGCCTGATTCTGTTTCAGACGTTGACAAAATCCTTGACAGTATTAGAAAAGAAGTACATTTTACTGAAGAAAGGAGCTCACCATGAGGCGATTATATAAATTTATTGTTCTACTGCTTTTCCTGCCCCTTCTTATGGGGATGGGTTCCATGTTCGGAGAGAGCCCGGGGAAAATACCTGAGCCTGAAAAAAAGTTCACGGCAACATTTATTGATCAGATGGACATTACAGCCCTATGTACGGAAGTGAGCATAGAAGGAGAGACAATTCTTGAAGGAACGCATGGGAAAGGAGTTTATACCGTATCGTTCGATAAGATAGAAAATGTCATTT is a window from the Syntrophales bacterium genome containing:
- a CDS encoding universal stress protein: MFEKILLPTDFSDVAEKALSCVKHLKDAGTKEVVVLHVIKKDRIDVIAQYGSIRDFMEVENEVEGEARKKNESHRK
- a CDS encoding universal stress protein, whose amino-acid sequence is MSRIENDLREAGFKVKTRIETGFPFSEILRVENEENVSVIVMGSHGMSNLKEILLGSVSERVIRKAKKPVLVIKR
- the recJ gene encoding single-stranded-DNA-specific exonuclease RecJ → MNAPTLPTTRWRLPESNPEIEHLFVRELGINPLISRILIKRNISTVDDVKKYLSPSLNDLHNPFYMKDMQEGVDRLIKAIYNHEKVLVYGDYDADGITSVALLVKFLRKIHDDVTYYIPHRVDEGYSLNRNAIDKIKSDNVTLIITVDCGISDYDEISYAGSLGMDVIILDHHEVPDTIPQAAAVINPARSDCRFPFKDLAGVGVAFNFLIALRGKLREDSFWKNGEYPNLKEYLDLVALGTIGDLSPLIDENRIFARIGLELITEGKRVGLNALKGVSGMEHSAIDSNGAAFSLIPRINAAGRIGSPEDAVQLLLTDDVNEAMKIAGHLDACNRERQRIEKTVLSEILDIIDRTVDLQKTSSFVFASGKWHPGVIGIVASRLVDRYYKPAMLISLKNGIGKGSGRSIAGFNMYQGLKRCASLLVSYGGHRYAAGIVIKEDAIEEFNDRFDEIIQEDLAVSDFVPQITIDAQCSLNEIDHQMISQLDMLAPFGRMNQEPVLCVRNVNVISPTIVGNNHLKMRISGDGISCDSIWFNKGHLIDIISGPFDIAFTPQINYWNGMQSVQLKMKDMAFS
- a CDS encoding DUF4911 domain-containing protein; amino-acid sequence: MEKRTRPFKKFLKLNRKDISYMQFLIESYEGLATVTTVDKNVAIIKLSIMPDSVSDVDKILDSIRKEVHFTEERSSP